The Desulfuromonas versatilis genome has a segment encoding these proteins:
- the dxs gene encoding 1-deoxy-D-xylulose-5-phosphate synthase, whose product MSEILQNLTSTEDLRRLSLAELRTLADEIRDQIIQTVSANGGHLASSLGVVELSIALHRVFESPRDKIVWDVGHQAYAHKLLTGRLARFCTLRQFGGLSGFPKREESPHDCFDVGHSSTSISAALGMAAARDVRGGREKIVAVIGDGSLTSGLAFEGLNQAGHLDKDLIVVLNDNEMSISPNVGALSSFLSRKMTSDLFMRLKRETENLLNHMPRFGRDLLSLAKRAEDSLKGFLTPGMLFEGFGFDYVGPIDGHRFDELIEALQNVSKLQGPTLIHVATRKGKGYAPAEENPSLFHGIGPFDPETGKVKAGKGGTRSYTAVFGETLVEQAEQDPRVVAITAAMLEGTGLGEFSRRFPERFYDVGIAEQHAVTFAAGLACHGLRPTVAVYSTFLQRAYDNVLHDVCLQNLPVAFAMDRGGLVGADGPTHHGVFDYSYLRHIPNLVFMVPRDEAQLRRAMATALAFDGPFAYRYPRGNGTGAALEGGAQPVPIGKGELLRQGEDGVIFAIGVSVAEALAAAQQLQTQGLSLAVVDPCFLKPLDRELLLGEAIRTGLVITVEENALQGGFGSAVLELLADAGVSPRVLRIGLPDRFVEQGSQDELRALCGLDAAGIVRSIQRFVGLPEAAAAGDGAVGSPAIC is encoded by the coding sequence ATGAGCGAGATCCTGCAGAATCTGACAAGCACCGAAGACCTTCGCCGGCTCAGCCTCGCCGAACTGAGGACCCTGGCCGATGAGATCCGGGACCAGATAATCCAGACGGTCTCCGCCAACGGCGGGCACCTGGCCAGCTCACTGGGGGTGGTCGAACTGAGCATCGCCCTGCACAGGGTTTTCGAGTCCCCCCGGGACAAGATCGTCTGGGATGTCGGCCACCAGGCCTATGCGCACAAGCTGCTGACCGGCCGGTTGGCGAGGTTCTGCACCCTGCGCCAGTTCGGTGGGCTCAGCGGTTTCCCCAAACGCGAGGAGAGCCCTCACGACTGTTTCGACGTCGGCCATTCCAGCACCTCCATATCCGCCGCGCTGGGGATGGCCGCGGCCCGGGATGTCCGAGGCGGGCGGGAGAAAATCGTGGCGGTCATCGGTGACGGCTCCCTGACTTCGGGGCTGGCCTTCGAGGGGCTCAACCAGGCCGGACATCTCGACAAGGACCTCATCGTGGTGCTCAACGACAACGAGATGTCAATCTCGCCGAATGTCGGCGCGCTCTCCTCGTTTCTGAGCCGGAAAATGACCTCGGACCTGTTCATGCGCCTGAAACGGGAGACGGAAAACCTGCTCAACCACATGCCCCGCTTCGGACGCGACCTGCTGAGCCTGGCCAAGCGGGCCGAGGATTCACTCAAGGGATTTCTGACCCCCGGCATGCTGTTTGAGGGGTTCGGCTTCGACTACGTGGGCCCCATCGACGGGCACCGATTCGATGAGTTGATCGAGGCCCTGCAGAATGTTTCGAAACTGCAGGGACCGACCCTGATTCACGTAGCGACCCGAAAAGGCAAGGGGTACGCTCCTGCCGAGGAAAATCCTTCGCTGTTTCACGGCATCGGTCCTTTTGACCCCGAAACGGGCAAGGTCAAGGCCGGCAAGGGAGGGACCCGCAGCTACACGGCGGTATTCGGCGAAACCCTGGTCGAACAGGCCGAGCAGGATCCGCGGGTGGTGGCCATCACCGCGGCCATGCTGGAGGGGACCGGCCTCGGGGAGTTTTCCCGGCGCTTCCCGGAAAGATTCTACGACGTGGGCATCGCCGAGCAGCATGCGGTAACCTTCGCGGCCGGACTGGCCTGTCACGGACTGCGGCCGACGGTGGCGGTCTATTCGACCTTTCTGCAGCGGGCCTACGACAACGTGTTGCATGATGTCTGCCTGCAGAACCTGCCGGTCGCCTTCGCCATGGACCGCGGAGGGCTGGTCGGGGCCGACGGCCCGACCCACCACGGTGTCTTCGACTATTCCTACCTGCGCCATATCCCCAACCTGGTGTTCATGGTCCCGCGCGACGAGGCGCAGCTGCGCAGGGCCATGGCCACCGCCCTGGCCTTTGACGGGCCTTTCGCCTACCGCTATCCGCGCGGCAACGGGACCGGCGCCGCCCTGGAGGGGGGAGCGCAGCCTGTGCCCATCGGCAAGGGCGAGTTGCTGCGGCAGGGAGAAGACGGGGTGATCTTCGCCATCGGCGTGAGTGTCGCCGAGGCTCTGGCGGCCGCGCAGCAGCTTCAGACCCAGGGCTTGTCCCTGGCCGTGGTCGATCCCTGCTTCCTCAAGCCCCTCGACCGCGAACTGCTGCTGGGCGAGGCGATTCGCACCGGGCTGGTGATCACCGTGGAAGAAAATGCCCTGCAGGGCGGCTTCGGCTCCGCGGTTCTGGAACTGCTGGCCGACGCCGGGGTGAGCCCGCGGGTCCTGCGCATCGGCCTGCCGGACCGTTTCGTCGAACAGGGAAGCCAGGACGAATTGAGGGCCCTGTGCGGCCTGGATGCTGCCGGCATAGTTCGCAGCATTCAACGCTTTGTCGGTCTGCCGGAGGCCGCCGCTGCTGGCGACGGTGCCGTCGGCAGCCCGGCGATCTGTTGA
- a CDS encoding M23 family metallopeptidase has protein sequence MKSLLLTVLFLLPLACLAGELRLTPSAVEAGGVALLRWEGATPSSATVRFRGQIIDLAPTPEGAMALLGTDLELPPGTYPLEVALLDRQGATSNWRLDLVVRSASHPEERLTLPEEMVSPQDPKVLKRIARERAQLQKLFATQSSPRALSRFALPVNDPLGSPFGLRRILNGKPRSPHAGVDFRSPRGTAVQAPAPGSVAFSGELYYTGKTVILDHGGGLFSLYAHLDEIRCREGDPLEAGQVLGLVGSTGRSTGPHLHWGAKLRSERIDPLALHRLLGE, from the coding sequence GTGAAAAGCCTGTTGCTGACCGTGCTTTTTCTGCTTCCCCTTGCTTGCCTGGCGGGTGAGCTTCGTTTGACGCCGTCGGCCGTCGAGGCCGGCGGGGTGGCGCTGCTGCGGTGGGAGGGAGCCACCCCCTCCAGTGCCACGGTCCGTTTTCGGGGCCAGATTATCGATCTGGCCCCGACTCCCGAGGGCGCCATGGCGCTGCTCGGCACCGACCTCGAGTTGCCGCCGGGAACCTACCCCTTGGAGGTCGCGCTGCTCGACCGGCAGGGGGCGACGTCCAACTGGCGGCTGGACCTCGTGGTGCGCAGCGCCAGTCACCCCGAGGAGCGGCTGACCCTGCCCGAGGAAATGGTTTCGCCGCAAGACCCGAAGGTTCTCAAGCGAATCGCCCGGGAGCGGGCCCAGCTGCAGAAGTTGTTCGCCACCCAGAGTTCCCCGCGGGCCCTGAGCCGATTCGCGCTGCCGGTGAACGACCCGCTCGGCAGCCCTTTCGGCCTGCGCAGGATTCTCAACGGCAAACCGCGTTCGCCCCATGCCGGGGTGGATTTTCGCAGCCCACGGGGGACCGCGGTCCAGGCCCCGGCCCCGGGGAGCGTCGCTTTTTCCGGGGAGCTCTACTACACGGGAAAAACGGTGATCCTGGACCATGGCGGCGGCCTCTTCTCCCTTTATGCCCATTTGGACGAAATCCGCTGCCGGGAGGGGGATCCCCTGGAGGCCGGCCAGGTTTTGGGGTTGGTGGGCAGCACCGGCCGCTCGACCGGGCCCCACCTGCACTGGGGGGCAAAATTGCGCTCGGAGCGCATCGATCCCCTGGCGCTGCATCGACTGCTGGGAGAATGA
- a CDS encoding S41 family peptidase: MFKGKRSTILVCLLAMVLLGWMSIGKVNRLVSAEAKSQYQDLQLFTDVLSIVRKSYVEEVPLKDLVYGAINGMLSSLDPHSSFMPPEMYKEMKIDTRGEFGGLGIEITVRDGLLTIVSPIEDTPAFRAGLEAGDQILKIEERFTKDMTIMEAVKLMRGPKGTSITITIMRESFDKPREFTLTREIIKIKSVRAHTLEDGFGYLRLVQFQEHTAEDMQKALETIRRENGGRLEGLVLDLRNNPGGLLDQAIEVTDAFIGEGLIVYTEGREEGSRMRFSAHKRETEPDYPMVVLINGGSASASEIVAGALQDHRRAVVMGTASFGKGSVQTIIPLSDDSGLRLTTARYFTPSGRSIQARGIVPDIVVKPVEITETKDGHFREKDLKNHFETPEDLENRSAEPQAEPPGKFSLDPEDKEDYQLMRALDLLKGWQILKGINGHAA, translated from the coding sequence ATGTTCAAGGGAAAACGGTCGACTATCCTGGTGTGTCTGCTGGCGATGGTCCTGCTGGGCTGGATGTCGATCGGCAAGGTCAACCGCCTGGTGAGCGCCGAGGCCAAATCCCAGTACCAGGACCTCCAGCTGTTCACCGACGTGCTCTCCATCGTGCGCAAGAGCTACGTGGAGGAGGTCCCCCTCAAGGATCTTGTCTACGGGGCGATCAACGGGATGCTTTCCTCCCTCGACCCTCACTCCTCCTTCATGCCGCCGGAGATGTACAAGGAAATGAAGATCGATACCCGGGGTGAATTCGGCGGCCTGGGAATCGAGATCACGGTTCGCGACGGGCTTTTGACCATCGTCTCGCCCATCGAAGACACCCCCGCCTTCCGCGCCGGTCTCGAGGCCGGGGACCAGATCCTCAAGATCGAGGAGCGCTTCACCAAGGACATGACCATCATGGAGGCGGTCAAGTTGATGCGCGGGCCCAAGGGGACGAGCATCACCATCACCATCATGCGCGAGAGCTTCGACAAGCCCCGCGAATTCACCCTGACCCGCGAGATCATCAAGATCAAGAGTGTCAGGGCGCATACCCTCGAGGACGGTTTCGGCTATCTGCGCCTGGTCCAGTTCCAGGAGCATACCGCTGAGGATATGCAGAAGGCCCTGGAAACAATCCGCCGCGAGAACGGCGGCAGGCTCGAGGGGCTGGTGCTCGATCTGCGCAACAACCCCGGAGGACTTCTGGACCAGGCGATCGAGGTGACCGACGCATTTATCGGCGAGGGGCTGATCGTCTATACCGAGGGGCGTGAGGAAGGGAGCCGGATGCGTTTTTCCGCCCATAAACGGGAAACCGAACCCGACTACCCGATGGTGGTGCTGATCAACGGCGGCAGCGCAAGCGCTTCGGAGATCGTGGCCGGGGCCCTGCAGGACCACCGCCGGGCCGTGGTCATGGGGACTGCGAGTTTCGGCAAGGGGTCGGTTCAGACCATCATCCCCCTGAGCGACGACTCGGGGCTGCGGCTCACCACCGCCCGCTATTTCACCCCCAGCGGCCGTTCAATTCAGGCCCGCGGCATCGTACCGGATATCGTCGTGAAGCCCGTGGAAATAACGGAAACCAAGGACGGGCACTTCCGGGAAAAGGATCTGAAAAACCACTTCGAAACTCCTGAGGATCTTGAAAACCGCAGTGCCGAGCCGCAGGCGGAGCCCCCGGGTAAATTCTCCCTCGATCCCGAGGACAAGGAGGACTACCAGTTGATGAGGGCCCTCGACCTGCTCAAGGGGTGGCAGATCCTTAAGGGGATCAACGGCCACGCCGCCTGA
- a CDS encoding polyprenyl synthetase family protein yields MELNSYLKHHLGRVDKALDTYLPGESVLPPALHKAMRYSVFAGGKRLRPILMIAASEAVGGDSELVLPVACALEMIHTYSLIHDDLPAMDDDDFRRGRPTNHKVFGEATAILAGDALLTEAFILLSHPEVLPGVAAETRCRVIHTIARCAGSQGMVGGQVVDMESEGREISFPTLEYIHTRKTGALMLASIQAGAMVGGCDEEAFRALTRYGEAAGLAFQIADDILDVVGDQALLGKDVGSDQQRGKATYPALLGLEAARDRAVELRDLANEALAPFGERAEPLRQIAHYIVDRTS; encoded by the coding sequence ATGGAACTGAACTCCTATCTGAAACACCACCTGGGCCGCGTGGACAAGGCCCTGGACACCTATCTGCCCGGCGAGAGCGTGCTGCCCCCCGCTCTGCACAAAGCCATGCGCTATTCGGTGTTCGCCGGGGGCAAGCGCCTGCGGCCCATCCTCATGATAGCCGCCAGCGAGGCGGTGGGCGGGGATTCCGAGCTGGTCCTGCCGGTAGCCTGCGCCCTGGAGATGATCCATACCTACTCCCTGATCCATGATGACCTGCCGGCCATGGACGATGACGATTTCCGCCGTGGCCGCCCCACCAACCACAAGGTGTTCGGCGAGGCCACGGCCATTCTGGCCGGGGACGCCCTGCTCACCGAGGCCTTCATCCTGCTTTCCCACCCCGAGGTGCTGCCCGGGGTGGCGGCCGAGACCCGTTGCCGGGTGATTCACACCATCGCCCGCTGCGCCGGGTCGCAGGGGATGGTCGGCGGGCAGGTTGTCGACATGGAATCGGAGGGCAGGGAGATCAGCTTTCCGACCCTGGAATATATTCACACCCGCAAGACCGGCGCGCTGATGCTGGCCTCCATCCAGGCCGGCGCCATGGTGGGAGGCTGCGACGAGGAGGCCTTCCGGGCGCTGACCCGCTACGGCGAGGCGGCCGGGCTGGCCTTCCAGATCGCCGACGACATTCTCGACGTGGTGGGGGACCAGGCACTGCTGGGCAAGGATGTCGGCAGTGACCAGCAGCGGGGCAAGGCGACCTATCCCGCCCTGCTGGGACTGGAGGCGGCCAGGGACCGAGCCGTGGAACTGCGCGACCTGGCCAACGAGGCCCTGGCGCCCTTCGGCGAGCGCGCCGAGCCCCTGCGGCAGATCGCCCACTACATTGTCGATCGAACCTCGTGA
- the xseB gene encoding exodeoxyribonuclease VII small subunit has protein sequence MEEKTSFEAALSALEESVERLESGELSLEQSLACFEQGVQSAARCRKLLKAVETRVEVLLQDRDGNLTTAPLEEP, from the coding sequence ATGGAAGAGAAAACATCCTTCGAGGCTGCCCTGAGCGCCCTGGAGGAGTCGGTGGAGCGCCTGGAGAGCGGGGAACTTTCCCTGGAGCAGTCCCTGGCTTGCTTCGAGCAGGGGGTGCAGAGCGCCGCCCGCTGCCGGAAACTGCTCAAGGCGGTGGAAACCCGGGTCGAAGTCCTGCTGCAGGACCGCGACGGCAATCTGACCACCGCCCCCCTGGAAGAGCCCTGA
- a CDS encoding divergent polysaccharide deacetylase family protein: MPQKKKSRKPVKSGRSASPQKTPRPRQSVKVLLAALFLLGFLIASLVLLSHLRETLRPAPATAPPTAPAPLLTTPEIPEPSGVSREDLLDDVRVEVESALWRSGIAPEQIRMTSEVGLVLYEIRGDLPSQEILDDWARRVQKLADPLRLVADPGGRQVEILWEQGPWFRLRFSAPQIAAPSAPQITAPRTGGGRVAIIMDDLGRDPQAARELLALDVPVTFAILPGESHAARVAEMAHRGGREVMIHIPMEPQSYPATNPGDDALLLAQSPEEIRRRFRGFLAQVPYAAGGNNHMGSRFTEDRPQMEVVLEEMKAAGLFFVDSLTSGRSVAYTEARRLGLPAAVRDRFLDNVQEVDAIAREIRKLAQLAQSRGSAVGICHPHAQTLAALRREQGYFRQLGVEVVPVSQLLQR, translated from the coding sequence ATGCCGCAGAAAAAAAAGTCCCGCAAGCCCGTCAAATCCGGCCGGTCGGCCAGCCCCCAAAAAACTCCTCGGCCCCGCCAGTCCGTCAAGGTTCTGCTGGCGGCCCTGTTCCTGCTCGGATTTCTGATTGCCAGCCTGGTGCTGCTCTCCCACCTGCGGGAAACCCTGCGCCCCGCCCCGGCAACGGCTCCGCCAACGGCGCCGGCACCGCTGCTCACCACCCCGGAGATCCCCGAACCGTCCGGGGTGAGCCGCGAGGATCTTCTCGACGATGTCAGGGTGGAGGTGGAAAGCGCGCTCTGGCGCAGCGGAATTGCTCCCGAGCAGATCCGGATGACCAGTGAGGTTGGGCTGGTTCTCTATGAGATCCGTGGAGACCTCCCGTCTCAGGAGATCCTTGACGATTGGGCCCGGCGGGTGCAGAAACTTGCCGATCCCCTGCGCCTGGTGGCTGACCCGGGCGGCCGGCAGGTGGAGATTCTCTGGGAGCAGGGCCCCTGGTTCAGGCTCCGGTTCAGTGCTCCGCAGATCGCGGCGCCGAGCGCTCCGCAGATCACTGCGCCCCGGACAGGGGGAGGGCGGGTGGCCATCATCATGGACGATCTCGGTCGCGACCCGCAGGCCGCCAGGGAACTGCTGGCTCTCGATGTGCCGGTGACCTTTGCGATTCTGCCAGGGGAGAGCCATGCGGCGAGGGTCGCCGAAATGGCCCACCGCGGGGGCCGCGAAGTGATGATCCATATCCCGATGGAGCCGCAGAGCTACCCCGCCACCAACCCGGGTGACGACGCCCTGCTGCTCGCCCAGTCCCCGGAGGAGATCCGGCGCCGCTTCAGGGGGTTCTTGGCCCAGGTCCCCTATGCCGCCGGTGGCAACAACCACATGGGTTCGCGGTTTACCGAGGATCGCCCGCAGATGGAGGTGGTGCTCGAGGAGATGAAGGCGGCCGGGCTGTTTTTTGTCGACAGCCTGACCTCCGGGCGCTCGGTGGCCTATACCGAGGCCCGCAGGCTCGGTTTGCCCGCCGCGGTGCGGGATCGCTTTTTGGACAACGTCCAGGAGGTCGACGCCATCGCCCGCGAAATCCGCAAACTGGCGCAGTTGGCGCAGAGCCGGGGCAGCGCCGTGGGGATCTGCCATCCCCACGCCCAGACCCTGGCGGCCCTGCGGCGCGAGCAGGGGTATTTCCGGCAGTTGGGGGTCGAAGTGGTCCCCGTGTCCCAGTTGCTGCAGCGCTAG
- the xseA gene encoding exodeoxyribonuclease VII large subunit, whose translation MPVSGSALSVSRLVALLKEVVEENFVQVLVEGEISNFATPASGHHYFTLKDQGAQLRAVMFRTQNRLLPYRPENGMQVVCSGRVSVYSQRGEIQLVVETMEPLGAGSLQVAFEQLKARLSAEGLFAAERKRPLPAFPRTIGVVTSATGAAIHDILNVLKRRAAGVRVLLFPVRVQGEGAAAEIAGAIAALNRQGQADVLIVGRGGGSLEDLWAFNEEPVARAIHASRIPVISAVGHEVDFTIADFVADLRAPTPSAAAELVVKSRLELEGHLDHLVMRLAGQMQGRLGLLRERVDGLARRLRSPRQELARMDQRWLELERRLRQAMAGGLRERGLRLGAAAARLDALSPLRTLNRGYAIVFDEKTGAAVRDSASLVPGGRLRIRLARGQLRARVEEIEP comes from the coding sequence ATGCCCGTTTCGGGTTCCGCCCTCAGTGTTTCGCGCCTTGTCGCCCTGCTCAAGGAGGTCGTGGAGGAAAACTTCGTCCAGGTCCTGGTCGAGGGCGAGATATCCAACTTCGCCACACCCGCCTCGGGGCACCACTATTTCACCCTGAAGGACCAGGGGGCCCAGCTGCGCGCGGTCATGTTCCGCACCCAGAACCGGCTGCTGCCGTACCGGCCGGAAAACGGCATGCAGGTGGTCTGCTCCGGGCGGGTCTCGGTCTATTCCCAACGCGGTGAAATCCAGCTGGTGGTCGAAACCATGGAGCCCCTGGGGGCCGGAAGCCTGCAGGTGGCCTTCGAGCAGCTCAAGGCCCGGCTGAGCGCCGAAGGGCTGTTCGCCGCCGAACGCAAGCGCCCCCTGCCGGCCTTTCCCCGCACCATCGGCGTGGTAACCTCGGCAACGGGGGCGGCCATCCACGACATTCTCAACGTGCTGAAGCGGCGCGCCGCCGGGGTGCGGGTGCTGCTTTTCCCGGTGCGGGTGCAGGGGGAGGGGGCCGCCGCGGAGATCGCCGGGGCGATTGCCGCGCTCAATCGCCAAGGGCAGGCGGACGTGCTGATCGTGGGCCGCGGCGGCGGCTCGCTGGAGGATCTCTGGGCGTTTAACGAGGAGCCGGTGGCCCGCGCCATCCACGCTTCGCGGATTCCGGTCATCTCCGCGGTGGGTCACGAGGTCGATTTCACCATCGCCGACTTTGTCGCCGACCTGCGCGCCCCCACGCCCAGCGCAGCGGCGGAACTGGTGGTGAAGAGCCGCCTCGAGCTCGAGGGGCACCTCGACCACCTGGTCATGCGCCTGGCCGGGCAGATGCAGGGGCGCCTCGGATTGCTGCGGGAGCGGGTTGACGGGTTGGCCCGCCGGCTGCGTTCCCCCCGGCAGGAGCTGGCGAGAATGGACCAGCGCTGGCTCGAGCTCGAACGTCGGCTCCGGCAGGCCATGGCCGGCGGCCTGCGCGAACGGGGCCTGCGCCTGGGGGCCGCGGCGGCGCGCCTCGATGCCTTGTCCCCACTGCGTACCCTGAATCGGGGCTATGCCATCGTGTTCGACGAGAAGACCGGCGCAGCCGTCCGGGACTCGGCATCCCTCGTCCCTGGCGGGAGACTGCGCATTCGCCTGGCTCGCGGACAGCTGCGGGCCCGTGTTGAGGAGATCGAACCGTGA
- a CDS encoding ParA family protein, whose translation MQLPYVVTISSEKGGVGKTTLATNLAIYLKALNENLPVTVLSFDNHFTVDRMFRIGRRQPQGDVCDLFAGVPATELLETGEYGVQFIPSSRKLAALREHLRSPEILAGLLADSPPEGVVVIDTRPDLDIYTQNALFAADRVIVPVKDAPSLENCRNLYEFFDAQGLSRRALRLLPCLVDSRIHFDGPFRDPYQLLKAYAINRGYKCLEGYIAKSPKVESLNTNPQGKVYPVLTHGRGTDVHLQFAHLARQVYLDILDAGQRRLEDFRQQRQAQLARRASAFDDRRAGLQPGCLLCGKPLVDQQGIAPVGYYCETSDGSLSAFVEEDCFCDAIFRGIYQSRREVGPEDPLRELFRESAQSSYFVLRRSSGADLPRLCFHRFDDEGLEVSVKEVELRSLEGGQAGRCNAPLLRLAEQVLPPGQHSGDRFLLIRRVSSDLPETVLFDEEFAALGEVRERIAARLPR comes from the coding sequence ATGCAACTCCCCTACGTGGTGACCATATCGAGCGAAAAAGGCGGGGTGGGCAAAACCACCCTGGCCACCAACCTGGCGATCTATCTCAAAGCGCTGAACGAGAACCTGCCGGTGACGGTGCTCAGCTTCGACAACCACTTCACGGTGGATCGAATGTTCCGCATCGGCCGCCGCCAGCCCCAGGGCGATGTCTGCGACCTGTTCGCGGGGGTGCCCGCCACCGAACTGCTGGAAACCGGCGAGTACGGGGTTCAGTTCATCCCCTCGAGCCGCAAGCTGGCGGCCTTGCGCGAGCACCTGCGCTCTCCGGAAATACTGGCCGGCCTGCTGGCCGACTCGCCTCCCGAAGGCGTGGTGGTCATCGACACCCGCCCCGACCTGGACATCTACACCCAGAACGCCCTGTTCGCCGCCGACCGGGTGATCGTGCCGGTAAAGGACGCGCCCTCGCTGGAGAACTGCCGAAACCTCTACGAGTTTTTCGACGCCCAGGGCTTGTCGCGGCGGGCCCTGCGGCTGCTCCCCTGCCTGGTCGATTCGCGGATTCACTTCGACGGCCCCTTCCGCGACCCCTACCAGCTGCTCAAGGCCTATGCCATCAACCGGGGCTACAAATGCCTCGAGGGATACATCGCCAAGAGCCCCAAGGTCGAGTCCCTCAATACCAATCCGCAGGGGAAGGTCTACCCGGTGCTGACCCATGGCCGCGGTACCGACGTCCACCTGCAGTTCGCTCACCTGGCGCGCCAGGTCTATCTCGACATTCTCGATGCCGGCCAGCGGCGCCTGGAAGATTTCCGCCAGCAACGCCAGGCCCAGCTGGCCCGCCGGGCCAGCGCCTTCGATGACCGCCGGGCCGGGCTGCAGCCAGGCTGCCTGCTGTGCGGAAAACCCCTGGTGGACCAGCAGGGCATAGCCCCGGTGGGCTATTACTGCGAAACCTCCGACGGCAGCCTCAGCGCCTTTGTCGAGGAGGATTGTTTCTGCGATGCCATCTTCCGCGGCATCTACCAGTCGCGGCGCGAGGTTGGCCCCGAAGACCCGCTGCGGGAGCTGTTCAGGGAGTCGGCCCAGAGTTCCTACTTCGTGCTGCGCCGTTCCTCCGGGGCCGACCTGCCGAGACTGTGCTTCCACCGCTTCGATGATGAGGGCCTGGAAGTCTCCGTCAAGGAGGTGGAACTCAGGTCCCTGGAGGGAGGCCAGGCGGGACGCTGCAACGCCCCGCTGTTGCGCCTGGCCGAGCAGGTGCTGCCCCCAGGGCAACACTCCGGCGATCGCTTTCTGCTGATTCGCCGGGTGAGCAGCGACCTTCCGGAAACGGTCCTCTTCGACGAGGAGTTCGCCGCCCTCGGCGAGGTCCGGGAGCGCATCGCCGCCCGCCTGCCCCGCTGA